The segment CGCATccctggagcacagagagcaTCACCCGATCGGTCTGAAAGCCCCGCTGCTGTGCAAGACATCAGCTCCGGGAAGCTGCATCCTTGGGCTTTCCGCACTAGTTAACAGCCTGCGAGCTGCCTCGACTTGTTTTAAGCTCTCTCACTTCATCTCATCTTCCTtcggtgtgtgtgtgtgtgtagggggaGGACTTTATTTCCATTGGCTCGGCTTTGCCTGCCCACCCACATCTCTTCCACATCACCTTGGTGTCTCCCTAAATAAAACCAGCCCTTCTTATCGCACCGAGGAAATCAAGAGCCAGAGTTTGAATggattttatataaatatttacccCGCCGAAGCTACTGCTGAGCTTGTGGGATAAACTCGCAGCAGCTGGCCTGAGACTCTCCTTCTATCTCCCGCCCCTGAGAGGGTTTAATTACTTTcgagaggggaggggagagatCCAGAGCCCAGTTCCAGCTACAGACTGACCCAAAAAGCAGTGCCAGGATTTAACTAACTGTCCCTGATGGATCTGAAGGACAGCACCAGCGAGGACAGCATGGGCAGCCTGCAGCCTTCCAGCATCCAGATTTTTGCCAACACCTCCACGCTCCACGGGATCCGTCACGTCTTCGTCTACGGGCCGGTGACCATCCGGCGCCTGCTCTGGACCTTGGCCTTTGTGGGCTCGCTGGGTCTCCTCCTGGTGGAGAGCTCGGACCGGGTGGCTTTCTACTTCTCCTACCAGCACGTGACCAAAGTGGACGAGGTCGTGGCTAACAGCCTGGTCTTCCCCGCCGTCACCATCTGTAACCTCAACGAGTTTCGCTTCTCCCGGCTCACCACCAACGACCTGTACCACGCTGGGgagctcctggctctgcttgATGTCAACCTGCAGATCCCAAACCCTCACCTGGCTGACCCAGCCGTCTTAGCCATCCTCCAAGAAAAGGCCAACTTTAAGCAGTATAAACCAAAAGTTTTCAACATGCAGGAGTTCCTGGCACGGGTTGGCCACGACCTGAAGGATATGATGCTGTACTGCAAATTCAAAGGCCAAGAGTGCAACCATGAGGACTTCAAAACTGTGAGTATGAGCAGacactctgcttttcccttctctgggTGTGTGGACGGCGGCGGTGTTGCAGGACCAGGACAACACCGGAGGTCACTGGCCCACCCGCGTGGGCACGGTGCAATGAGTGAATGGTGTCTGCTGGGCTCTGGCAcggctgaggaggaggaggaggcagcctgTTGAGTTGAAGTTTGTTTGCTGGAGTCCTGCTGGGGGGTTATGTGGGGCCAGCCCTGCAAGGGGCTCGCAGCAGGTCCAGCCTCCATCCTGCATAAGGCCCACAGCTGCTTGGTGTCAGAGCAGGGCATCAGACGGGCCCTGCTGAGCATCAGAGGGGGCTTGGGGGTCTCTTGTTATGGCTAGTGAATGTTAGCCGGCTGAAGAAAGTAGAGGGGGCTGGAAAGAGGCCAGCAAGAAAGGCAGGCGCTCGGGGATGGTCTGAGTGATGTCCATTAGCCAGTTGTATTTCCCCGGGTGTTTGTAGCCTCGCTGAAATCGTGTGTATTGGGTCTGAGACCCAATGCATCGTGGAAGGGGaaaattttctgcttgttcCTGGTGGTCACGGTTCATAAATCCTAGTTTGCTGCACGGTGTGGGCACCAGCTGGGTCCCTTCCTGGTGGTGTGTTAGACagaaggggggagggaaggagaagaagaggaaaagaaatgaggCTCAGCACTGCTCCCAGGCTGGCGGGGAGGTGGAGCGAGCTGCTTAGCCTGAGGATCCTGGAGGAAGCAGACGCTGCTCAGTTTACAGCTTCTGGCTGACACCCTGATGGCAGTGCAGGCTGGCCTGGATAGTTTGGCTGGCAAAAAGCatcagcttaaaataaaaataaaaagtaggtTGCCTGGCAGCAGTGATGCCccctgtgtgctgctggggcggtgagggggctgggctgggcgaGCGGCTGTAGAGGGGTCTGCACCCCGCAGGCTGGTGGCTTGGGTCACATCCTGGCAGAGAtgtgggggtgctggctggggactGGGCTGAGTTGCCCTTTGCTCGCAGGCCACGCTGGCCAGTCCCTTTGCACCAACTGTGCTGGCCGGGGGGGTCGGGAATCCTGGAGTCAGCAACGCTGCAGCTTTCAGGCGGTTGTTTCTCTGGGAGCGACGCTGCTTGTTCTGCTCACTGCTCTACGTCCTGCACGGACAGGCAGGTGCCATGGCAGGTTTTGTGGTGGTCTGGTTTGTCAACAGAGGAGCTTCGTCTGTTTTTAGGAGATGGGAATATTTTCTTGCTCTGTTGCTTTTGGATCTCCCAGCAAATCAGCCCAACCGACTCATGCTACAAAGTCATTGCCATCACCCGGACTGTGCTCTCCTTAAATGTCTGAGCAGGAATATATACTTTTATGTCTCAGTTATTGCCTGTGCATAATCCTGATGCCTTGCCCATTTCAAACTGGATATCCAGGCAAACTgctcctttgcttctgctccCTGGGCAGGTCTGAGCAGAGGCTGGGTCATAAGAGTCGTAGGAAGGTAGCAAGAAAGTCACTAGGAGAAGAGCTGGCTAAAGAAAAGCCGTGTGTGACTAAGTCTGGAGAATGGGATAGAAAAGGAGCAATGCACGCAAGTCCAGGGGACAGGAGAGTTGGGGGGAGGACATATCCCAACAGGGTGGACAGGCGTCCCCCTAACCCTAGTGAGGGTGCGAGGAGAGGGAAGTTTTCTGCCGGGGGGCTTCCTGATCGTTCACTAAACACCAGCCAAAAGCAAAAGCCCCCCAGCCAGCAAGGAAACAGCATGTTCAAAACATCTGCAGGACTTAAAAAAGCAGGTCCTGTTCTCAGATAAGACAGGAGCTCTTGGCAGCCTCCCTGGAACATAATGGGGTGTCATCTCCTTGGCCATTTAGTTTTTTGaggcagctgcttttaaaacaatgattttgattttgattttttccgTGAGGGATACAGTAGTTTCCAGAAAGACTAAACATTCCCGGTCTGCTGAATAAATCCTtgctctgctaaagcaggttaGGGCCAGCTAGAAACACGGTATTACAGACTGACGGCGCTTGTCCTTGTCAAAGTACTGTAGAGATCCAGCAACAGGGTGTGAAATACTTCAGCCCACGCTGCCAAGCAGCCCCTAGCTGATGCTGCAGACCCCTTCCCGGTACTGCCCGCGGTGCCTCTAACAGAGCCAAGTGTTCCAGGCTCACCGACTCCAGGTGGTCCCCTAGGTTACGGCAATCCAGGGAGCATCCGTCAAAAGGGACGCAACACccctgttttccttccagatttTAGCTCTCAGAgataaaaggcagcaaaaagggCTTGAAAGATGAGTAGGTCGTTCCACAGGGAGCATGCTGTAAAGGTCTTTGAACTGCCTCCGGGCTGAATCAGAACCTCATGTCCTGGatgaattttgcatttaatcACCAACGACCTGTTGCAACTGCATATAGGCTGACAGCCCATCCATCCTGCTGCATTACCCcttggagaaggaggagaagcagcatctcTGAAGCCTGGTTCCTATCCTGTCAGGAAGCAGAGGGTGTAAACCCCAGAGCAGTGTTGTAATACGTCATCGTGGTGAACAACTCCGGCTCTGTTTCTGTACTCCCCAAATTCATGCACCTGGGAGCAGAAGAGGCAGGAGTTTTGCAGTGGGAGGCCGCATCAAAGCGGTTAGCTCTGTGCCAAGGCACTGCTGGAGAAGTTAGGGCAGTGTTGCCGGCTTGGGCAGTGGTCCCTTTGGATGCAGAGGGGGGTGTTGTGTGCGGCGTGTCCCCTGAACAATGCACAGGTTGCTTTTGCCACCTGGGAAAGCAGAAGCCGCAATGGCAGCGTCCTGGCATTTCAAAAATGTGACTTtaccctccttcctcctctgcttccccGCTTCAGTTCTCTGTCACTCCTTTATTAACAGGATTTGAGCTGTGCTTTCCTTACACTCCctgtcccttctccccaggATAATGTCTAATGCTTCTCAGACGTTTCCTCATATTATGGTCTGCTCTGAGGAGCAAGTCCCCTAAGCTTTCCTGCAGAGATACATCCGAAGGGAACAGCAAGGTCCTCGCAGAGCATGTGCAGATTCCTGAGCTGGCATGGCGATGTGCTGAGCAGCAGATAAGATAATGCAGACCTCTGCTGTAGGCAAAGCAATGAAGAATAGAAAACTGGCAGAACACCAACAGGCTTTAGCAAACCCATTCCCTTCCCTTCAAGTGTTTGGAGGAGGGAAACCTGATAACAGCAGCAGCCGAGGAaatcccctcctttttttctgcattgctcCTCCCAGGAGGTCTCGGTTGAAAATGACCTCGCAGATGGCATTTTTCGGGAGAAGCTGTGCTCACGCTGCTTGACAAGACATTAAGGTCATCCCATCCTACTGCTGCTGAGCGCGGTAAAGCTGTGGCTTGTCAGCCCTAGACACATGGCTGGGATTTTCGGGGGATGGCTGTGGGTGTGCTGGAGCAAAGCCTCTTCCCTGGCCTGGTGGTGTGGTTTGTgctcctgtgctgctccagcatgggatGAACTGGGCAATGGCAGGGGATTGATTTGTGCGTGTGGCACAGCAAATGCATGGGGCGGGCAGCAGGGGAGAAAAGCCTATGAAAACCCTTTCAGCCCATGGGGTAAATGTAGAATGACTGATGGGATGAACTGGGAGCAGATACAGAGAATATGAGCAGCCAGGGGAACGGGCTACATCAGTCCCACCTGGCTGAGACAATTAGCCCCAGCAGGCGAGCCCAGCCAGAGGTGCTCAGCTGGTGGCAGTGGGTGTGCGTCCTGGTGTACGAGCGTGTTTTTCAGTTGGGTCATTTGCTAAATGGAATGTGTAGCGTGTGCTTCCTCGCACATCCAATTCATTTCAGAGGTAACACAATAACTTAGATTGAGCCTGCTATGCCTTAGTTGCCAGATgtctatttattttcagtggcCATGACAATCAAAGGATATaactcatttattttcaatacaCATGCCTACTGACAGTGTCCGCATAATGGAGAGTATCTCATGTGAATATTCCTATTTTGAGACACAAGTTTCTGTCAATCTATCTGTctttttccatgcatttttttttctcccattctcTCGTGTGCCCGTGAGGCCAGCATTTAgtaaatagctttttctttttgggctAATTAGTCCATTCTCATCTCCTATGATGCAATTTCTACTtccatcaaggaaaaaaaccaccagggTGATAGCTGCTGGATTTGGAAAAAcattacttctttctttttaacattttttgtgtGGGAAATTGTGACTTTTTCCAAAGTTTGCTCCAGGATCTGAGATGCCCTAATGAGATCTGCAGTTCTGTGATACCTTTTACACGAATAGATGGTTCTTCCACTAGGAGACCACATCCTTGCACAGCCTTCCCAGTCTGCACAATAACATCGGGAGTTTGCCCGGGCTGTTGCATTCCAGCGCGTGGGCTTTGGCACGGGAGGCAGCGCAGGGGCAGCGTGTTGCTGTTGGTGGTTTCTTGGCTGGGTGTCTGAAATGAAGTGCGTTGTTCCTGGGTCACGTATCTTGGCTGACACCCAAACCATGCCCTTGAGAAATGCAGACCTTTGTCCTACCCAGCGTTTGGCTACACAAAGTTTCTCTCTCCCTTAAGCATTTAGCTGTAAAATGAGCGTGGTGGTGCTTCCCCGTGGTGCTGGTGGGGTTCgtatttcctttatttattacaaaatggTAGgataatgctttaaaattcaCCGGAAAGTTTCATGGGATGATGCCATTTGGGATGAACATctcttcatgaaaaaaaacttCCTGGGTCTTGAATGGTTACTGGAGTTAAAATCTAATGAAGAGAAGGCCGTAGAACTTTGGTGGGGTCTTTTCATGGCAAACCCAGTTTTAAGCCctttaatctgaaaatattCACCCTGGGTGAAACAGCTCCCATAGGATAGAGCCTTCAGAAGTGTGGCTGCAGCTCACTTACTTGGGACATTGGTGCTCTACATCTGAGGCATCAGTCTGACTCAAGACCTGAGCAGCACACTGATGAActcttctttaattttcttctaaaagatctgtggttttgttctggtttgagCCATTTCTTCAGCAGTCACACTCCCATCCCTCACTAGGGGTTTGAGATGGCAAATAATCTAAAGATCTGCGATATCTCAGAAACGTTCACAGCCAAAGTATTAGGGACAGCGAGAGATCAGAGGGTTTTGAATGCAAAGGGAGATGAGGCACAAGGAGGGCGGTGGAGGATGAAAGGCAAAGCATTTCGTGTGTGAGAGCCAGCTGTGGGCTCAGCCTCCCCTTGCCCGTGGCCTCGGCTTATGCCATGCACCTGGCCACTTCGTTGGAAGGAGCGCAAGAACCACTCTTGTCTTCTAAGTGATTCCCATTCATCACAGTCATTCATCAGGAGGCCAAGGCAGAGCTCCTCTGTCCCCCCCATCCGCACCACATCTGCCAAGGGATCTGCACTCCAAAGAGCATCTGGAGCTGCAGCAAAGTGCAAACGCTGCCTttgagatgaggaagaaatgctGAGCAAGAGGATGTCATTAGAGCTGCAAGGACAGAGCTGATGTTTGGGGGCTGCAAGACTTTATCAGAATTTTCCTGGGAATTACATGAGGCTTTCCTTTGCCTTGGAAGTACCTCCGAGTCCAGCTTCTTGCACCTCAACTCTCCTACCTGTAAAATGGGGGGGGAATAGCCTTTCTCCCAGAGAGGCACTGAGAAGTGCTAGAAAGCTGTTGGGGGGGGCAAGGTTGtaaaaaaacagagaacaagGATGATAAATGTCTTCCAGCCACCATGACCTGGTGCCTCCTCAGCCCATGGCTGTCCACAGCCAACAGGTTTCATCTCACAGGGTCTCTTTGACAACTGGTCTTGGAAGGGGGTCTCCTGGGTACAGCTTTCTGTCTGCGGTGGGTGAAGGGTGAAAGCGTTCAAAAGTACTTGTGCTTTTTCTATATGAGCCAGACTTAAATCTAGTCATGCTCAAAACTGTAAGTGAATGCCAGGAAAGACAAGGAATGTATAAAAAAACCAGCATAGTTTCCATCTGGACAGGTAAATTGGGACAACACGTCTTGTCCTGAGCTTCTTCCATACACCTTATGCAAGTGTCCCTTGGAGACTTCTTGACAAATGATAAATAACCTTCTCCCAGATGTTCCCTCTTGCAGAATCCTGGTGCTTTTCTGACCAAGTGCAGTGATGCCCTGTGAAAAAGCATGATGTGACTGCTGTAAGCCACTCTGAGCGTTTGATCTAAACACTCCTTGCAAGGTCCTGACCACTATGGTTCAATGTCCATGATCCCCATGGAAGAAATGGGCAAAAGTCAAAACCAGTCGTCATAAAAAGAAGTAGGAGTTCTCACTTGattaaaggagaaaacaggTCTGGCTTCAGTGATGGCCTGGGTGgcctcctgaggtcccttccaacctggatTATTTTAAGTTTCTATAATAAAAAGCAGTTGCACACCTGCTGGGTCTTATCCCCTTTTGCTGTTTTGGGGGGagactaatttttttcatagaattccagaatggtttgggttagaagggaccttaaagaccatcttgttccatccccctgccatgggcaggggcaccttccactgGACTAGGTCactccaagccccatccaacctggcctgggacacttccagggatggggcatccacagctcctctgggcagcctgtgccagcgcctcagCACCCTCGCAGTGaggaatttcttcccaatagcTAATCTGCATCTCCCCTGTTTCAGTGGAAAGCCATTCccctttgtcctatcactgCATGCCCTTGTACAAAGTCCTTCTCTAGCTTTCTTGTTggcccctttaggtgctggaaggtgctataaagtctccccagagccttctcttctgcaggctgaacaaccccagctctttcagtgtgtcttcacaggagaggcgtttcagccctctgaccatctttGTTGATCTTGCTCCAACAGTTTTATGTCCTTCTCATGTTGGGGGCCTCAGAGCggaggcagtgctgcaggtggggtccCACCAGAGTGGAGTAAAAGGCAACAGTCCCCTCCCtcgtcctgctggccacgctgctggtgatgcagcccagggcatgGTTGGCTTTCACACATGGTCAGCTCATGCTGAGCTTCCCATCAACCAACACCTCCAAGTCCTTTTTCCCAGGATGGCTCTCActccattctccacccagcctggttttgtgcttgggattgccctgacccgtgtgcaggaccttgcacttgtccttgttgaacttcatgaggttctcATGGGCCCACatctcaagcctgtcaaggtccctctgggtggcaacgcttccctccagcatgtcgaccgcaccacacagcttggtgtcatcggcaaacttgctgaggctgcgctcaatcccactgtccatgtcactgacaaaggttaaacagcactggtccaGATACCGAGCCCTGATGAGCACTGCTCATCACGGGTCTCCACTCATGTGTAATTCCCTGTCCACCTTCAATGCAAGCATGCAAGATCAGAGCCAGCTTTGGAAGATGGTTGCCTTCCCCGCTGAGCCTTGCATACAAGTTCGAGTTTGCGTTACTgacctacagaaaaaaattggcCTAAAATGCACAGTTGTTGACAACTCCGCACCGAGCATCTGAGGCAGTCGTGGTTCTGGTTCCATAATGAGCCCATCACAGTTTCTCTGAGCAAGCCCCTGTCCTTTTCCATCTCTGGAAACCACACACATTCACTTTagaaggaggcagcagagaTTCCCTCAAAAAACACTCAAGTCCATCACTCAGCTCCTCTCGACTGAGAAATTGTGCCCCGCAGGTCCCGAGGAGTGCagctggctgcacagcagcaggggtGGCGAGGTCAGCTGAGGCATCTCCATCGCCTCCAGCAGGACCTGGCATCTGCGAGGCCCTCCAGCACCTTCAGGAAAGCATTTGTTAATGGGATTTGTACCTGGAGTGCTGGTTGGACTCAGCTTGGCTGGCGCAGCAGGATTATGCCCGAATTGGCTGTCAGGGGACATATGGTTGGTGTGCGGGTGATAAAGGACGATGTATCGCTCAGCTGCCATGGTAAGGTGGACCCAAGCAGGGTGCCAGCTGCATGTGTTGCTGCCGCAGCTATACTGACCATATAAAGTACTCAAAAATATATAGAAAGAATTTTGCCTGCTGGGCTGACATGAGCCTTCATGCAGTTTTCCGTAGGAAGAAGTCTTCGGGAAACCAGATCCATGAAACACTTTCTTGCCTAGAGACGAGCATAGCTGTGAGCTGGAGAATGCAGAGGGAGGAGAACACGAGCTGTGGCTATACGTGCAGGCTGCGAAAGTCAGTGGCTATTTTGCCACCTGCATCTTTTGGgaagttgagaaaaaaaaacccttaattGTCCTTGCTTTACTGAGGGAAAAGCATAACCTGAATGGTCTTCTAAAAGCTCGTTGGGGTTTCCAGACCTGTGAATAGCTGTGAGGAAACCTCTCAGGGATCACAAGCTCGACAAGCTAAGATGGAAAATAAGGTGGACATGTCTGACTTCGTCTGCCACAGATTAATCTATGAGACCAGCACCAGGCAAACAAAATTGCCCCTTGGAGGTAAAAGAGCCTGTGAGTCATTTAAGCAGATTGACAGCAGTATGCCCAGGGCCCATCAAGAAACAATTTCCATCCGGCCATGAATATTTACAACTGAAGCACATTCCATGatttgaagaaaagctgaattgTTTTGATCATTTATTGCTGTTGAAGAAAGGATTTAGCCTGTGTGTTAAGTCAGGGAGCGTGAAGAGGTGAACGGTAATGGAAAATGCGCATGGATTTGCTCGGGGTGAGCTGGATGAAAGGAGTTTTAATCTGCACTTGGTTTGATTTCCAGAGAGGAGCCTGTGGCAGGGGAACCTGGACCATCAGGGCTGTCCCACCTGCAGTAGAGGTTGCTCAGTTGGTGGCTTCTGTCAGATGAGCCCCTTCTGCATTGTGATTTCCTCAGGGACTGGAATCTGAAAGAATATCAGGAGGGAAAAAGACCGAGCCAAACCTTATCTGCTCCTCGGGTGCTTCTTCAGATCAGTTTGACGTTGCGTGAGAAGGTCATTCCAGGCTCTGCCCAGGTAGTGAGAGCTTCACACGGAGCCTTCAGGCTTCCCTCTCAGTTGGTCTAAAGCTTGCTCAGATCTCACTTCCAGTGTGAGTTTGTTGGGAAACGGGGTTTGTCCTGAGGGAAACCGGCAGTTCTGAGTTTGTCCTCCTCCcgtatctgaaaaaaaaacccaacaacaaaaccaatcCAAACAGGTTAAGGGCCAAAACTTTTAGTGGGATGAAGTTTCACCTGCTTTATAAATCTGAATCTTCACGCTGCTGTTTCAACGATGTTGAAGACTGATATATAAATGAATGTAACATAAAGGTGggcatgaaattaaaagaattaaaaatgtgtttgcctTCTTTTTGTCATTGTTGGAGGAAGAAAGTCAGACCAGCCCATTCagacattttcttgtttcatgtTTCACTCATGTTCTTCCCAAGCTTTCTGAAATCCCACGCTGGTGCAGAGGAGGACAGTCACGCAAGGACTTCACTTCATGGGGCTGAATCCCATAACAGTGAGTCAAACTGTTTGTTCACCTGAATGTTTGAGGGAAATTAACCTTAGGCCAAGAGAAGAGAATAAATAAACTCAAGCAAATGCTCTCCAGTGACTTAACTGCATGTACTATGAGCGGAATAATTTAAGGGCTCACATCTCTGCCCCCGTGACAGGTGACTGACTTCCCCCAGTTCAAATAGAAAATGATGAGCTGGAGCCCTGGCGCAGCAGCCGGGAGAGTGTCATTGTCATGTGGGATCACTCAATGGCAGGCAAGAAAACATCACTGCAGTATGCCATAGGCAGGAGAATAAAGGACTAAACTAATTGCAGAGGACAGTTAATGACCAGTGGGAGGAATTAATGTAAGCTTAACCCTTAATTAGCTAAACTTTCAGCAGCACACTCCACTGCTCCCTGGCACTAAAATGGATGGTAGAGGGAGAGAGGTGTCCACGAGAGCCTCTGTGTTCCTGCCACCACCAGCTGCAGTGCTTTGGGCGAGCAGCATGTGTGATCCATCTCTGCACACCATGCACGAAGCGGCAGCAGCGCTGTCACCTCGATAGAGTGATGGAAAAACCTGTGAGAGCTCGACAAGGATATCAGAGAGGCTTTGGTCTGACCTCACATGGGTGATAGAAGATGGGAGGGACCCTGTGCCATCTGGAAAGTGATGGTTTGGTGGAGGGGGGCCTTGGAATAGAACAGAAGTTTTGCCACCACCATGTTTCTTTTTCGCTGAAGAACGTTGCTGTGAATTCTGTCAGGAACTGCAGTTTTGGTTCATCATACCGCTGTTTTAATCTGGGCACACTGGTTGGATTACATCTCCCAGAACATAGCATGTCTCCTCTTTTGCTAGGGAGGTGATGGCTGGTTACAGCAGTCACAGTCCTGTTGTATgattgggttgggtttttttgatgcaTGTAATGTTTGaggattctttcttttttttaatgaaaagaaacaaagtattttcccAGAAGGTTTTGTGAAAACTGCTGCAGCGGTAGCTTCTCAAACAGTATTCCCATCTAAACCAATCTTTATGTAAAAAGTTGGAACAGTTTTCATCAGTAGCGTGACGAGACAGGGGGTCGATATCATGCCCTCATTAAGGGAAGGAGTTTCTGTGCCAGATGTTAAGCTTCATACTTGTTGATTCAACTGCATTTTTCATACTCCACCCTGGCAATGAATCCCACAGCCACCATCCCTTCCACAGATGCTCCAGGAACACTCTAAGTGGCCATTAACTAATGCTAAATTATGACGGAGCATCTCCTGAAATACATGTGACATCCGCATGAATAACAAATGAATTTGTTTCTGTCAAGGCAAAGACAAGGCATTGCAGTTGAATTATTATGAGTGCCGTTTGCTGCTCTACACCGACCGCGACGAGCTCCTTATAGGGCGTGTGTAATTGCAGAGATGCAAATGACGGCGGAGGGATGCCCTGAGTGAGAAGATGCAATGGTATATATGGCTGTCAAGGATAAGCTGTGGGAGAAAGCAAGTCCCAGGATGAAAAAACAATCCTATTTCCATTGAACCTCAGCGGAGTTTGCCTCCTAAAGACATTAATGAGAGTGAGATCACGCTGTTAGCCCCCACAATTGCATCCATCCTGGAAAAATCCTTCTCATTATCACTTAGTACAAAAAGAAAGACCTTTAGAAGTCTGTCCTATGATGATGCCTCTGTACATCTGCACCTCTCCAGGGAAAAAGAGATCAAGGGGGAAAGGATTTTTCTAAGGTGTGCATGCATGGCACTAGAAACACATGCAAGGGCCTTCTATAGTGCTTATATGACTCTAAAGTTTCTAAAAACTGTTTCTCTGCTGGGTACATCAGTGTTCAGAAGCTTGTGCTacatctctgcttctgctggcaCATGGTAGTGGGTTGAGCCTTagctcccagctcctccttcccGGTCCGTGTGGTGCATCTTGGGGTGCGGTGCAGGGTGCGAAGTGGCAGGTTAAATGAGGTGGGGAAACAGGAACAGGGGCGAGCAGCTGAGGAAGTGGGAAGATGAGACAGAAATTGTAGAAAACTGTGTTTATGGTATGAGGAAGCAGAGCCCTGAGGCTGGCTcgaagaaaaacaaattcagatcAGAAGCAAGCATGGgtttttgaaatacagattgATGAGCCTGGAATTGGTCTGAACATTTCCATTGCAAACTTTCCatcagaaaatgctttctgaatgaaaaaaaaaaatgctttcttataGTTACACTGACTGGGATGAGATTTCccatgagaaaaatgaaagctttttgtcttaaagcatttctattttccatgaagttgattaaaaaaaataataatctcagAGCAAAACATAATCTTGAAACCCTAGAATGTCTCATTAAATGGATATTCTGATTTTCAGCTAGTTCTGAATTCAGTAATGGAAAAAGTCACCCAGAGCTGGGGAACTTTCCACAACATGCAGCCTCCACACCTTGCACTTGTAGGTTAGGTGCACCCCAGGCTCTATTTTACACGGGGTTGGAGGGAAAACCTGGGATCACCTGATGTTAGGCAGGGCGAACCCCAAGTTACATACTCATATCTGCCTTTCCCTGAGTAGGGGGAATTCATACGCTGCTTTCAAACGAGTTCCAGGTTTCAGAGCAAGATGCTTTCTGATCGGCGATCCTCTGAGCTTTCTGGAGGCGGCTCAGGTTTAGCCTTATTTCCTGATAATAAAAGGTTTCAGCAATTTTATCTCGCTCTGAAAGAGCAGAAGTCTCAAAAAAACTTTGGTTTCTACAAGTTTCATCAAAACTGGCAGCTGGGACAGACTCAGACTCAAGCCCACCAAGGAAAAGCAGGGTCAACGATGGTATTATGCATTTTGTCTGACAGCAACCAGCTGTCCAACAAACATATGTGCCCCACTTTCTCCTAAAGCAGGCTGGCAGTGACAACACAGCTTACACTTCTCTGGCAGTACGGACAGCACAACAATGGAAAA is part of the Falco naumanni isolate bFalNau1 chromosome 18, bFalNau1.pat, whole genome shotgun sequence genome and harbors:
- the LOC121099001 gene encoding acid-sensing ion channel 2-like gives rise to the protein MDLKDSTSEDSMGSLQPSSIQIFANTSTLHGIRHVFVYGPVTIRRLLWTLAFVGSLGLLLVESSDRVAFYFSYQHVTKVDEVVANSLVFPAVTICNLNEFRFSRLTTNDLYHAGELLALLDVNLQIPNPHLADPAVLAILQEKANFKQYKPKVFNMQEFLARVGHDLKDMMLYCKFKGQECNHEDFKTLPLDGSNMNHQTPQLCGMAMQGEGEALNLILVTIPSLDQPSQRGMSLWVSLP